A section of the Petrimonas sulfuriphila genome encodes:
- a CDS encoding dienelactone hydrolase family protein: MTTKHFFLIAAVFSFSISLAQGKFVTYEVDNEPYEGYYIRPSTGNPGNAALVLILHDWDGLTDYEVKRANMLAEEGYQVFAADLFGKGIRPTENKEKAQHTGELYKDRSKLRRLMTGALHAARQQGAETEKVAAMGYCFGGAATLELARSETALKGFATFHGGLGTPEGQDYSKTRGKIIIFHGTADTAITMDDFAALAKELEAAKIPHEMTSYGNAPHGFTVFGTPAYRLEADKQSWKRFIKFLEEIFS; this comes from the coding sequence ATGACAACAAAACATTTCTTTCTGATCGCCGCCGTTTTCTCTTTTTCCATCTCACTGGCACAAGGCAAATTTGTAACCTATGAGGTGGACAATGAGCCTTATGAAGGCTATTACATCAGGCCATCGACGGGAAATCCGGGAAACGCCGCACTGGTACTGATTCTTCACGACTGGGACGGGCTGACCGATTACGAAGTAAAACGTGCCAACATGTTGGCCGAAGAAGGCTATCAGGTATTTGCAGCCGATCTTTTTGGCAAAGGGATCCGTCCCACCGAGAACAAAGAGAAAGCCCAACACACGGGAGAATTGTATAAAGACCGCAGTAAACTGCGCCGCCTGATGACGGGTGCTTTGCATGCTGCAAGACAACAGGGCGCTGAAACGGAAAAAGTGGCGGCGATGGGTTATTGTTTCGGGGGTGCAGCCACCCTGGAGCTAGCCCGCTCGGAAACAGCGTTGAAAGGTTTTGCAACCTTCCACGGTGGCCTGGGAACCCCCGAAGGGCAAGATTACTCAAAAACCAGGGGGAAGATCATCATTTTTCACGGAACAGCCGATACCGCCATCACGATGGATGATTTTGCCGCTCTTGCCAAAGAGTTGGAAGCGGCAAAAATCCCCCACGAAATGACCTCATACGGAAATGCCCCGCACGGTTTTACGGTGTTCGGGACTCCGGCATATCGCCTGGAAGCTGATAAGCAATCTTGGAAACGATTCATAAAATTTCTCGAAGAAATATTCTCTTAA
- a CDS encoding tetratricopeptide repeat protein, producing MSVFRILLINVLCFYSLGLFARDLTITNEGTNERSISFTTGEPRRDTGDLKVTREDFTKLCQNYIDLYYDKLDLIEKSRINTATDRLKANPDYAADLSGSAVVASATATLEYMPIVMSALAALSDPVDPLLVNNFGAILRALHDADVKQISQGFDDPILIFIYAKTLEPHSPMILTNLGNAYIDLNMYPEAEENYRQAIKYDDYFCAAHEGMARVYVHKKDGRRAIDELIKAGKLGFSASMRKGFREAAKSGGHVESPFWEEDQQNEDQNENEKSQDDILKLPVFPKWVSRDAFMFSLPNLVEFSQAVMEKSMAGGLQFAATYHADELDEAINDFDSDPYPDEEGDSDGEDEDDNSEMESIESVELLPSYGQKLFMLELVNDYYTQKIEQEYNKNAARRKMADEIFQQELQNLKESGEYKQMMKYVQENDTYNSKRLAKDINKRASALADDHFIQWRDMTLDTYRGVKILLYEYWNVAYQVAGDMYDQDAVNYFNDIRELTVNISLLPIATDFSLLPPGYALADYFAPIVTKDEDLNQYKSSPVAEIEMLEKEVDDCPLKKIDKLVLNAGAIGFSITCDTWEIEYLQGIGGSLKRNFKNGDTEITVLVGVKAGVGGVSATAKEGISLKFNEAGDFTGWAVKSEVGAKVGMGPVSVGKSIGFSSDIGMVSSPKTTISFGGVGKETSN from the coding sequence ATGAGTGTTTTTAGAATATTGTTAATAAATGTTTTATGCTTTTATTCTTTGGGGCTTTTCGCAAGGGACCTAACCATAACCAATGAGGGTACCAACGAGAGAAGCATATCATTCACAACCGGTGAACCGAGAAGGGACACGGGTGATTTGAAAGTAACCAGGGAAGATTTCACCAAATTGTGTCAGAATTACATCGATTTGTATTACGATAAGCTTGATCTTATTGAAAAATCACGGATAAACACCGCTACAGATCGATTAAAGGCAAATCCGGACTATGCTGCCGATCTATCTGGCAGTGCAGTGGTGGCTTCCGCCACTGCTACATTGGAATATATGCCTATTGTGATGTCGGCTTTAGCTGCCCTTTCTGATCCGGTTGATCCGCTGCTCGTAAATAATTTTGGTGCTATCCTGCGTGCACTACATGATGCCGATGTGAAACAAATTTCACAGGGGTTTGATGACCCAATTCTTATATTTATTTATGCAAAAACCCTGGAGCCTCATTCACCGATGATCTTAACGAATCTCGGAAACGCATACATTGACCTCAACATGTATCCAGAGGCCGAAGAAAACTATCGGCAGGCCATTAAATACGATGATTATTTCTGTGCAGCCCATGAAGGGATGGCAAGAGTGTATGTACATAAAAAAGATGGCAGACGTGCCATCGATGAACTTATCAAGGCAGGCAAACTGGGCTTTTCAGCTTCAATGCGGAAAGGCTTCAGGGAAGCCGCAAAAAGCGGAGGTCACGTAGAATCTCCATTCTGGGAAGAGGATCAACAAAATGAGGATCAAAATGAGAACGAAAAGTCGCAGGATGACATACTGAAACTGCCTGTTTTTCCGAAATGGGTGAGCAGGGATGCGTTTATGTTTTCATTACCCAATCTGGTTGAGTTCTCACAGGCTGTGATGGAGAAGAGCATGGCAGGGGGATTGCAATTTGCTGCCACGTACCATGCCGACGAGTTGGATGAAGCCATCAATGATTTTGATTCTGACCCATACCCTGATGAGGAGGGTGATAGTGATGGCGAAGATGAAGACGATAATTCTGAAATGGAGAGTATTGAAAGTGTCGAATTGTTGCCCTCCTATGGTCAGAAATTATTTATGTTGGAGCTGGTAAATGATTATTATACCCAAAAAATTGAGCAGGAATACAATAAAAATGCGGCGAGAAGAAAAATGGCAGATGAGATTTTTCAACAAGAACTGCAAAACCTAAAGGAAAGTGGTGAATATAAACAGATGATGAAGTACGTGCAGGAGAATGATACCTACAATTCAAAAAGACTCGCCAAGGATATCAACAAACGTGCCTCTGCCCTTGCTGATGACCATTTTATTCAATGGAGAGATATGACGTTGGACACCTACCGGGGTGTAAAGATATTGCTTTATGAATATTGGAATGTAGCTTACCAGGTGGCTGGAGATATGTATGATCAGGACGCTGTAAATTATTTCAATGATATTCGGGAGTTAACAGTTAATATCAGTCTGTTACCCATAGCAACCGATTTTTCTTTATTACCGCCGGGCTACGCATTGGCAGACTATTTCGCCCCCATTGTAACCAAGGATGAAGACCTGAATCAATATAAAAGTTCACCGGTTGCTGAGATTGAGATGCTCGAGAAAGAGGTGGATGATTGCCCGCTCAAAAAAATTGACAAGCTCGTTTTAAACGCAGGAGCAATAGGATTTAGTATTACCTGTGATACCTGGGAAATTGAATATTTACAAGGTATTGGAGGATCGTTAAAACGTAACTTTAAGAATGGAGATACCGAAATTACGGTCCTGGTAGGTGTCAAAGCCGGTGTTGGTGGTGTGAGTGCCACCGCCAAGGAAGGCATATCGCTCAAATTCAATGAGGCGGGCGATTTCACGGGATGGGCGGTTAAATCGGAGGTAGGTGCCAAAGTGGGAATGGGGCCTGTTTCAGTGGGTAAATCAATTGGATTCTCAAGCGATATAGGCATGGTTTCTTCCCCAAAAACGACGATATCATTCGGAGGGGTAGGAAAGGAGACAAGTAACTGA
- a CDS encoding tetratricopeptide repeat protein, translating to MKQLLLLLVALTFAFAVCAQIQIPDDISRILEKAKSGKELSEQENTRLEQWGASMEKQFDALDKQTNKKDPQAADTKSNEPCPEKVDVSSLSALTREKYVELARSLMTAYGPKTGDLQKLDRILEQTAKPTDGADMGAAFVMTGAGSASVYAIAWSAARSPDDLLTANNLGVALKDMGEYAKAIQVLQYANELKPNIGLVLCNLGWAYREAGDNANATRMFEKALMAAPGMSSPYLGLGLIAQCEDNHAKAVQYLRKALRQKYSTVGFAAMAKAQEATSASQQQPSTPRPLADEKGDTGGLEIPDLPVYENKGMMAGQEQSLKLYLTQLDAREQQLLSRLLSASERIRNQQLHASKDPDNAMVFQRDFSKELMQFSDVTMLLFGENSNYGRAAQEGSKLLENNAKRMEQHLPTVAQDQEKHLQMLEQMQVLFEEGMKCGDNEYCQKQVEAKIKKLQYEIDLLMFKMCRMQKGDMESSFSAACKNYALVSGALKEAISDLYAFTNPIIERMYAPSLNEYYNLYREMIALSHLKIAAGFAAGIPPLANQLNGMICVEPEPPQPPVPPADPTLPAKEKKECPLGEKGIGGGIGVLSFELSCEHVKLSGGEGILWSVKRDFNKHETSIWGGVGVKGEYGRGNATVEANVGMEVTFGQGDAVKDVAFTSSVKAGVGGLAEAEISGRFALEGGPSVDASANFTPPGLGDLMP from the coding sequence ATGAAACAATTATTACTTTTACTTGTGGCGCTGACATTCGCATTTGCTGTCTGCGCCCAAATACAAATCCCTGATGACATAAGCCGGATTCTGGAAAAAGCAAAATCGGGAAAGGAACTCTCCGAACAGGAAAATACCCGGCTGGAACAGTGGGGAGCATCAATGGAGAAGCAATTTGATGCATTGGACAAGCAAACGAATAAGAAAGATCCGCAAGCGGCCGATACGAAAAGCAACGAACCCTGCCCGGAAAAAGTTGACGTCTCCTCGTTGTCTGCCCTGACACGTGAAAAGTACGTAGAACTTGCCCGGTCGCTGATGACGGCCTATGGCCCGAAGACGGGCGATCTGCAGAAACTGGATCGAATATTGGAACAGACGGCAAAGCCGACAGACGGTGCCGATATGGGAGCGGCTTTTGTGATGACGGGAGCAGGTTCTGCCTCTGTATATGCCATAGCATGGAGTGCAGCAAGAAGCCCGGACGATCTGCTGACTGCCAACAATCTGGGTGTAGCACTCAAAGATATGGGCGAATATGCTAAAGCCATTCAGGTATTACAGTATGCCAATGAGTTAAAACCCAATATAGGCCTTGTTCTTTGTAACCTTGGCTGGGCTTATCGTGAAGCCGGCGATAATGCAAATGCCACACGTATGTTCGAAAAAGCGTTGATGGCTGCCCCCGGGATGAGCTCCCCCTATCTGGGGCTTGGACTGATTGCACAATGCGAAGACAATCATGCGAAGGCTGTGCAGTATTTACGAAAGGCGTTGAGACAAAAATATTCGACTGTTGGTTTTGCTGCCATGGCAAAGGCACAGGAAGCAACCTCCGCCTCACAGCAGCAACCCAGCACACCCCGTCCGCTGGCGGATGAAAAAGGAGACACCGGAGGACTTGAGATTCCCGATTTACCCGTATATGAGAACAAGGGTATGATGGCAGGCCAGGAGCAGTCTCTCAAGCTTTATTTGACGCAATTGGATGCCCGGGAACAGCAATTGTTGTCCCGCCTGCTCTCCGCTTCGGAGCGGATAAGAAATCAGCAGTTGCATGCGTCGAAAGATCCGGACAATGCGATGGTCTTTCAACGGGATTTTTCGAAAGAGCTCATGCAATTCAGTGACGTCACCATGCTGTTATTTGGTGAAAACAGCAACTACGGCCGGGCAGCACAGGAAGGATCAAAATTGTTGGAAAACAACGCGAAAAGAATGGAACAACATCTGCCCACGGTCGCACAGGATCAGGAAAAACATCTGCAGATGCTGGAACAAATGCAGGTCCTCTTTGAAGAAGGAATGAAATGCGGTGATAACGAGTATTGTCAGAAACAGGTTGAAGCCAAAATAAAGAAGTTACAGTATGAGATTGATCTACTCATGTTCAAGATGTGTAGGATGCAAAAGGGAGACATGGAGTCCTCCTTTTCAGCTGCCTGTAAAAATTACGCGCTTGTTTCCGGTGCATTAAAAGAGGCGATATCTGATTTATATGCATTTACCAATCCCATCATTGAACGGATGTATGCGCCCAGCCTCAACGAGTATTACAATCTCTATCGGGAGATGATCGCGCTCAGTCACCTTAAAATAGCCGCAGGTTTTGCTGCTGGAATACCACCCCTTGCCAACCAACTCAACGGGATGATCTGTGTGGAGCCGGAGCCGCCGCAGCCTCCTGTACCACCTGCAGATCCAACGCTGCCCGCAAAAGAGAAAAAAGAATGTCCGCTGGGTGAAAAGGGTATAGGAGGTGGCATTGGAGTCTTATCGTTTGAACTCAGCTGCGAACATGTGAAACTGTCTGGCGGCGAGGGTATCCTCTGGTCGGTCAAGCGCGATTTCAACAAACACGAAACCTCTATCTGGGGAGGCGTGGGCGTGAAAGGAGAATATGGCCGGGGCAATGCCACCGTGGAAGCAAATGTAGGGATGGAAGTCACCTTCGGACAGGGAGATGCCGTGAAAGATGTTGCATTCACCAGCAGTGTGAAGGCAGGTGTGGGGGGACTGGCCGAAGCGGAGATCAGCGGACGGTTTGCCCTGGAGGGAGGCCCATCGGTGGATGCTTCTGCAAACTTCACGCCTCCCGGCTTGGGAGATTTGATGCCTTGA
- a CDS encoding OmpA family protein codes for MPTNIYPNVKFNRMRFSGWDRYSAPYVSNLKITTASPDTRSKLITEGKLVTYGITFDVNKADVKPESFGTLKSIADVLKENGPVRVKIIGHTDSDGDDAKNLELSQRRAQSVKNELVSKFGIDASRIETEGAGETTPVAPNDTPANKALNRRVEFVKQ; via the coding sequence ATGCCCACCAACATCTATCCCAACGTGAAGTTCAACCGCATGCGATTCTCGGGATGGGACCGATACAGTGCACCCTACGTGTCGAACCTGAAAATCACCACAGCATCGCCCGACACCCGCAGCAAACTGATTACCGAAGGAAAGCTGGTCACCTACGGCATCACCTTTGATGTGAACAAGGCGGATGTAAAACCCGAATCGTTCGGCACACTGAAGAGCATCGCCGATGTGTTAAAGGAAAATGGACCGGTAAGAGTTAAAATTATCGGGCATACCGACAGCGATGGAGATGATGCCAAAAACCTGGAGCTATCGCAACGCCGTGCCCAATCGGTAAAGAACGAGCTGGTCAGCAAGTTCGGAATAGACGCATCGCGGATAGAGACGGAAGGAGCCGGTGAAACCACCCCCGTTGCGCCCAATGATACACCGGCTAACAAAGCATTGAACCGCAGGGTTGAATTTGTGAAGCAGTGA
- a CDS encoding YIP1 family protein: MEIISKVKNILLNPKTEWEVISEKNDTHLKVLTAYLIPLALIPAIAGFIGYGIFGFNLMGIHASFANIGIRHAFTSFISTLGGAYLSAWIIAFLADKFESIKNFDKAFSLVAYSYTPMCVAGILLLVPSLSFVATLGGLYGLYLLYLGIAPVMKTPEEKKNTYFIVSLLCVVVVSVLVSALLGALIVSSSRFIF, encoded by the coding sequence ATGGAAATTATTAGCAAAGTAAAAAACATTTTGTTGAATCCCAAAACAGAATGGGAAGTAATATCGGAAAAAAACGATACACACTTGAAAGTATTAACCGCCTACCTTATTCCTCTGGCACTCATCCCTGCTATTGCGGGATTCATCGGGTACGGGATCTTCGGATTCAACCTGATGGGAATTCATGCGAGTTTCGCAAATATCGGTATCCGTCACGCATTTACTTCATTTATCTCTACACTAGGAGGAGCTTACCTGTCGGCATGGATCATTGCCTTTCTCGCCGATAAGTTTGAGTCCATCAAAAATTTCGATAAGGCATTCTCTTTGGTCGCCTACTCCTATACGCCTATGTGCGTGGCAGGGATACTCTTGTTGGTTCCCAGCTTGTCGTTTGTGGCAACGTTGGGAGGGCTGTATGGCCTCTACCTGCTTTACCTCGGAATCGCGCCCGTGATGAAGACACCCGAAGAGAAGAAAAACACCTATTTCATCGTGAGCCTGCTCTGCGTGGTAGTGGTTTCGGTCCTCGTTTCTGCACTCCTGGGTGCCCTGATCGTTTCGTCCTCAAGATTCATTTTTTAA
- a CDS encoding sensor histidine kinase: MITFRKRKPTTILFLGLYLLCMNGFAQNLDSLENVLNGSDLSSEEFLTVCDDLSWNYLDDNFEKSIKYAVRGIERAKSDQNLLMEARLYRNLGVAYYMNSQMDTAQLFLNKSLEKAILLKDEQLEAAVYGAIGNVHNVSGNYQEALTYYLKALPVFEKHNNKERIRSLLGNIATLYYSLINLSQAERYYSELEKESIEANDLYNIGRAYEGFSRIALKRKDFKSSLEYSEKAAEIFHKGGYKASEAIAIQGIAMVYYLDYNNYPKAKEYALKALNLTREIGYDTQIAGSLNILSNIYFNEKDYINCLKSAREAIEADTTDANVTSNLYANMVRAGIFLNHHQETLRYFDKYRKLIDTRSTAEFEQAMAELEKKYQTEKKELRIRTLEKEKKLNSIIFLVSTVGLFLFLLVLYLRNRTIKTNEELNKQKILQLEQENQLIAAQAVLNGETAERTRLARDLHDGLGGMLSAVKLNLFDMKQDVIIEEEDVLRFNRVMEMLDNSIGELRRVAHNMMPEALSRYGLKTALSDFCKNFRNVKFHYFGAEQRVEKKLETVIYRAANELINNALRHAGASVVNVQLVCGTDLISLNVQDDGKGFDTAAETSGTGLNNIRTRVAAVNGTMNIHSSPGEGTEVDVEIKI; the protein is encoded by the coding sequence ATGATCACTTTCAGGAAAAGAAAACCAACGACTATCCTGTTTCTTGGGCTGTACTTGCTTTGCATGAACGGGTTTGCTCAGAATTTAGATAGTTTGGAAAATGTGTTGAACGGCAGTGACCTGTCATCGGAAGAGTTCCTGACGGTATGCGACGACTTAAGCTGGAACTATCTCGACGATAATTTTGAAAAATCAATAAAATACGCTGTGCGGGGTATTGAAAGAGCAAAGTCGGACCAGAACCTGCTTATGGAGGCACGGCTTTACCGAAATTTAGGAGTCGCCTACTACATGAACAGTCAGATGGATACGGCTCAACTGTTTTTAAACAAATCGCTTGAAAAGGCTATCCTCCTGAAAGATGAACAACTGGAAGCTGCCGTTTACGGGGCTATCGGAAATGTGCACAACGTATCGGGGAACTATCAGGAAGCTCTTACCTATTACCTGAAAGCTCTCCCTGTGTTTGAGAAGCATAACAACAAGGAGCGTATACGGTCGCTGCTCGGAAACATTGCTACATTATATTATAGCCTGATAAACTTAAGCCAGGCCGAAAGATACTATTCGGAACTGGAAAAAGAGAGTATAGAGGCCAATGATCTGTATAATATAGGGCGTGCATACGAGGGATTCAGCAGGATAGCCCTTAAACGAAAAGATTTTAAATCATCGTTGGAATATTCTGAAAAGGCGGCAGAAATATTCCACAAGGGAGGGTATAAGGCATCGGAAGCTATTGCGATTCAGGGAATAGCCATGGTTTATTACCTGGATTATAACAATTACCCGAAAGCTAAAGAATACGCACTGAAAGCATTGAATTTAACCCGGGAGATAGGGTATGACACACAGATTGCCGGTTCGTTGAATATCCTGTCGAACATTTATTTTAACGAGAAAGATTACATCAATTGCTTGAAGTCGGCCAGAGAAGCAATAGAAGCAGACACAACGGATGCCAACGTAACCTCAAACCTGTATGCGAACATGGTAAGGGCAGGGATATTTTTAAACCATCACCAGGAAACGTTGCGATACTTCGACAAGTACCGGAAGCTGATCGATACCCGCTCAACGGCAGAGTTTGAGCAGGCAATGGCGGAACTGGAAAAGAAGTACCAGACCGAGAAAAAAGAGCTCAGGATACGCACGCTGGAGAAAGAAAAAAAACTTAATTCCATTATCTTCCTGGTGAGTACGGTTGGGTTGTTTCTCTTTTTGTTGGTATTGTATTTACGCAACAGAACGATAAAAACGAACGAGGAACTTAACAAGCAAAAAATTCTTCAACTCGAACAGGAGAACCAGCTCATCGCCGCGCAAGCCGTACTGAATGGCGAAACTGCAGAGCGTACCCGGCTTGCACGCGACCTTCACGATGGATTGGGAGGGATGCTCTCGGCAGTAAAATTAAATTTATTCGATATGAAGCAGGATGTAATTATTGAAGAGGAAGATGTTTTACGTTTCAACAGAGTGATGGAAATGCTGGACAATTCCATCGGGGAGCTCCGGCGTGTGGCACACAACATGATGCCCGAAGCACTCTCGCGCTATGGGCTTAAGACAGCCTTGAGCGACTTCTGTAAAAACTTCAGAAACGTAAAATTTCATTACTTCGGTGCAGAACAGCGGGTTGAAAAGAAGCTCGAAACGGTTATTTATCGTGCTGCAAACGAGTTGATAAATAACGCTTTAAGACACGCTGGGGCAAGTGTTGTAAATGTGCAGTTGGTATGTGGCACTGATCTGATCTCACTCAATGTCCAGGATGATGGCAAGGGGTTCGATACGGCCGCCGAGACCTCGGGTACGGGTCTGAACAATATCCGGACACGTGTTGCTGCAGTAAACGGAACCATGAACATCCACTCTTCTCCGGGTGAGGGGACCGAGGTGGATGTGGAGATAAAGATATAG
- a CDS encoding response regulator transcription factor: MITVHIVDDHKILVEGLQKLVDNSGFAQTTAVSYTGEDCLWKLSFKQPHVILLDINLPDWSGIDLCSVIKEKYPQVKIVALTSYSEYSIVRQMLENGASGYVIKNAMPEEILLGIQTVADNETFLCEEIDFLMNKRSVEQVWLTPREKILLQHIVNGYTNPEIAEQMLLAVDTINNYRKKLLCKLNARNTAVLVRIALEQKLV, encoded by the coding sequence ATGATAACCGTTCATATCGTTGATGACCATAAAATCCTGGTAGAGGGGTTGCAAAAGTTGGTGGATAATTCCGGATTTGCCCAGACCACGGCCGTGAGTTATACCGGAGAAGATTGCCTGTGGAAATTAAGTTTCAAACAACCGCATGTCATCTTGCTGGATATCAATCTTCCCGATTGGAGTGGCATTGACCTGTGCAGCGTAATAAAAGAGAAATATCCGCAGGTGAAAATAGTAGCGCTCACCAGTTATTCGGAATATTCTATCGTGCGGCAAATGCTTGAAAACGGAGCTTCGGGCTATGTCATTAAAAATGCCATGCCCGAAGAAATTCTGTTGGGTATTCAAACAGTAGCTGACAACGAAACTTTTTTGTGTGAAGAAATTGACTTTCTGATGAACAAACGCTCCGTGGAACAGGTTTGGCTGACTCCACGGGAAAAGATACTGTTGCAACATATCGTGAATGGATATACCAATCCTGAAATTGCAGAACAGATGCTCCTTGCCGTGGATACCATCAATAACTACCGGAAGAAACTCTTATGTAAGCTTAACGCCCGAAACACAGCCGTCCTGGTACGAATAGCCCTGGAACAAAAACTGGTATGA
- a CDS encoding glucosamine-6-phosphate deaminase yields MRLDLSSYITLERIPQRYYKPENDFEEYTLSRFEKIPIHIFEKSDRAAKKVASGIVKNLQKHQAEGKQFTLGVSGGSSPIQVYEELIRLHKEEGVSFNNLVVFNIYEFYPVSEPSLTNLQFIKDSFLNHIDIDPGNIYSIDATIEKDLIAEKCEEYEQALHQLGGLDYLLLGLGSKGNIGFNMPGSNLHSQTRLVMLDGDSRRDIASSYESLDKVPVSAITMGIADMMRAKRIALIAWGEQKAESIKQMVEGSVTESTPASVLQTHPEADVYIDLAAASDLTRISQPWLVTNCEWTSKLIRRAIVWLCGIVNKPILKLTNKDYNDNGLSELITLYGSAYNVNIKIFNDLQHTITGWPGGKPNADDSNRPERAKPYPKRVIIFSPHPDDDVISMGGTFQRLVNQGHDVHVAYQTSGNIAVGDEEVIRYLSVFKNLIKEFEPTNSTALSKLSNILHHLFHEKGVDDIDTPEVRFLKGRIRREEARSADRYVGLPHSHVHFLDLPFYETGRVKKDPISERDVIIVKDFIESIKPHQIYVAGDLADPHGTHKVCLDAILASIDLMKDDEWYKDCRVWMYRGAWMEWEIDHIEMAVPISPEELRQKRNAILRHQSQMESAPFLGDDERLFWQRSEERNRATANMYDKLGLASYEAIEAFVEYKPFRENIENH; encoded by the coding sequence ATGCGATTAGATTTAAGTTCTTACATTACACTCGAAAGAATACCTCAACGGTATTATAAACCGGAAAACGATTTTGAGGAATACACGCTCAGCCGCTTCGAAAAAATCCCGATTCACATTTTTGAAAAATCGGATCGTGCTGCAAAAAAAGTAGCCAGCGGCATTGTAAAAAACCTGCAAAAACATCAGGCGGAGGGAAAACAGTTTACCCTCGGCGTATCCGGAGGATCTTCACCCATTCAGGTATATGAAGAACTGATCAGGCTGCATAAAGAAGAAGGGGTGAGCTTCAACAACCTGGTGGTATTTAACATTTACGAGTTCTATCCGGTTTCCGAACCATCCCTTACTAATTTACAGTTCATCAAGGACTCTTTTTTGAACCACATCGACATAGACCCCGGGAACATCTACTCGATCGATGCCACAATCGAAAAGGACCTCATCGCGGAAAAGTGTGAGGAGTACGAACAGGCATTGCATCAATTGGGGGGATTGGATTATTTGCTGCTGGGATTGGGAAGCAAGGGAAACATCGGCTTTAACATGCCGGGTAGCAACCTCCATTCACAAACCCGCCTGGTGATGCTCGACGGAGACTCGCGACGAGACATAGCTTCCAGCTACGAATCACTGGACAAAGTGCCCGTCAGCGCTATCACTATGGGTATTGCGGATATGATGCGAGCAAAGAGAATTGCACTGATTGCCTGGGGCGAGCAAAAAGCAGAAAGCATCAAACAAATGGTGGAAGGAAGCGTAACGGAATCGACGCCTGCGTCAGTTTTGCAAACGCATCCGGAAGCAGATGTTTATATCGATCTGGCTGCAGCCAGCGACCTGACCCGTATCAGCCAGCCTTGGCTTGTAACCAATTGTGAATGGACAAGCAAACTTATCCGCAGAGCGATCGTTTGGTTGTGCGGCATTGTGAACAAACCCATTTTGAAACTCACCAACAAGGACTACAACGATAACGGGCTAAGCGAACTCATCACCCTTTACGGTTCTGCGTACAACGTCAACATAAAAATATTCAACGACCTGCAACACACCATCACCGGCTGGCCAGGCGGGAAACCCAATGCCGACGATTCCAACCGTCCGGAAAGAGCAAAACCGTATCCCAAACGCGTGATCATCTTCAGCCCTCACCCCGATGATGATGTGATTTCTATGGGTGGGACCTTTCAGCGGTTAGTGAATCAAGGGCACGACGTGCATGTTGCTTACCAGACTTCTGGAAACATTGCCGTTGGCGACGAAGAGGTTATCCGGTATTTATCGGTCTTCAAAAATCTCATCAAAGAGTTCGAACCGACCAACTCTACCGCTCTTAGCAAGTTATCGAACATATTACACCATCTCTTCCACGAAAAAGGGGTAGACGATATAGACACACCTGAAGTTCGTTTTCTCAAAGGAAGGATTCGCCGTGAAGAAGCTCGCTCTGCAGACAGATACGTGGGGTTACCACACAGCCATGTACATTTTCTCGACTTGCCCTTTTACGAAACAGGAAGGGTAAAAAAAGACCCCATTTCGGAAAGAGACGTGATAATCGTCAAGGACTTTATTGAAAGCATCAAACCGCATCAAATCTATGTTGCCGGCGACCTCGCCGATCCGCACGGAACCCACAAAGTATGTCTGGATGCTATTCTGGCCTCCATCGATTTGATGAAGGATGATGAGTGGTACAAGGATTGCCGCGTTTGGATGTACCGGGGTGCCTGGATGGAATGGGAAATCGACCATATCGAGATGGCCGTTCCAATCTCTCCCGAAGAGTTACGCCAGAAAAGAAATGCTATCCTGCGCCATCAATCGCAAATGGAAAGCGCTCCGTTCCTCGGGGATGACGAGCGGTTGTTCTGGCAACGTTCTGAAGAGCGTAACCGGGCAACGGCCAACATGTACGACAAGCTCGGATTGGCCTCCTATGAAGCCATTGAGGCATTCGTGGAATACAAGCCTTTTCGGGAAAACATCGAAAACCATTAA